Proteins encoded together in one Argiope bruennichi chromosome 1, qqArgBrue1.1, whole genome shotgun sequence window:
- the LOC129967996 gene encoding homeobox-like protein HDP1, translated as MVRDETESFILVAKNVNQCRKRYCSVYLDPTTFSTKVSESPNMDEVSAINESMEVKEFPIFKDVYVVIKRLKAHEIPNINNDDISVINETSEVGESPNMDEVSAINESMEIKEFPVFKDVYVVIKRLKAHEIPNINNDDISVINEPSEVGESPNMDEVSAINESMEIKEFPVFKDVYVVIKRLKAHEIPNINNDDDVSVINETLEVGESSNMDEVSAINESMEIKEFPVFKDVYVVIKKLKAHEIANINNNDDVSVINETLEVGESSNMDEVSAINKSMEIKEFPIFKDLYVVIKKLKALEIANIYNNNDVSVTNETLEVDEIPNTDHINVSVSDEIIDVPLRAIPCCIVLEDIKSKLSAEEYLNYFIHREKKSIKSRNKVSKLKRKKYLKRRKGRRF; from the coding sequence ATGGTAAGAGATGAAACTGAAAGTTTCATTTTGGTAGCAAAAAATGTTAATCAGTGTCGTAAAAGATATTGTTCTGTTTATTTAGATCCTACTACTTTTTCAACAAAAGTCAGTGAATCTCCAAATATGGATGAAGTTTCTGCAATCAATGAATCTATGGAAGTTAAAGAATTTCCGATTTTCAAGGATGTTTATGTggttattaaaagattaaaagctcaTGAAATTCCAAATATCAATAATGATGATATTTCTGTTATTAATGAAACTTCAGAAGTTGGTGAATCTCCAAATATGGATGAAGTTTCTGCAATCAATGAATCtatggaaattaaagaatttccagTTTTCAAGGATGTTTATGTggttattaaaagattaaaagctcatgaaattccaaatataaataatgatgataTTTCTGTTATTAATGAACCTTCAGAAGTTGGTGAATCTCCAAATATGGATGAAGTTTCTGCAATCAATGAATCtatggaaattaaagaatttccagTTTTCAAGGATGTTTATGTggttattaaaagattaaaagctcatgaaattccaaatataaataatgatgatgatgtttCTGTTATTAATGAAACTTTAGAAGTCGGTGAATCTTCAAATATGGATGAAGTTTCTGCAATCAATGAATCtatggaaattaaagaatttccagTTTTCAAGGATGTTTACGTggttattaaaaagttaaaagctCATGAAATTgcgaatataaataataatgatgatgtttCTGTTATTAATGAAACTTTAGAAGTCGGTGAATCTTCAAATATGGATGAAGTTTCTGCAATCAATAAATCtatggaaattaaagaatttccaaTTTTCAAGGATCTTTATgtggttattaaaaaattaaaagctcttGAAATTGcgaatatctataataataatgatgtttCTGTTACTAATGAAACTTTAGAAGTTGATGAAATTCCAAATACAGATCATATTAATGTTTCTGTAAGTGATGAAATAATAGATGTACCTTTGAGAGCAATACCATGCTGTATTGTTTTAGAAGACATCAAAAGCAAACTTTCTGCtgaggaatatttaaattattttattcatagagaaaaaaaatctataaaaagtcgaaataaagtttcgaaattgaaaaggaaaaaatatctaaagagaAGAAAAGGTAGGCGGTTTTGA